A section of the Procambarus clarkii isolate CNS0578487 chromosome 38, FALCON_Pclarkii_2.0, whole genome shotgun sequence genome encodes:
- the LOC138372200 gene encoding uncharacterized protein, with product MMQNMSNMLQAIYTEVNELKSDVNELKSDVKILKATLTTKETDKIIEDLIPNPIAAEGDLNVLNRKLAESSFRTKFVLLLTSVRGSDCATTVRRMMKKIGTNGLWSLYSLKGQKKKLAFLEKQELYNVILKSSINAHPQVKVEDVTFQISEVLKHAPNRPGGSRYKGKLASTIRIQEGQQEAEDVY from the exons gtaacatgttgcaggccatatacactgaagtgaatgaactgaaaagtgatgtgaatgaactgaaaagtgatgtgaaGATATTGAAAGCAACTTTGACTACAAAAGAAACAGACAAGATCATAGAAGATCTAATACCAAATCCTATTGCTGCAGAAGGTGATCTTAATGTTCTCAATAGGAAGTTAGCGGAAtcgagtttcagaacaaaattt gtgttgcttttaaccagtgtacgtgggtctgattgtgcaactacggttcgaagaatgatgaagaagataggaacaaacggcctttggtcattatacagcctaaaaggacaaaagaagaaattagcatttctagaaaaacaagaactatataatgttattttaa aatcatctatcaacgcacatccgcaAGTTAAGGTGGAAGACGTGACCTTTCAAATTTCTGAAGTACTTAAACATgctccaaacaggcctggtggatctaggtacaag ggaaaacttgcaagtacgattcgtatacaagaggggcaacaagaggcagaggatgtctactaa